In the genome of Ferrovibrio terrae, the window GAGACGGACCGAGGCATAGAACTTCAGCGCATTGCCGCCGGTGGTGGTTTCCGGGCTGCCGAACATCACGCCGATCTTCATGCGGATCTGGTTGATGAAGATGACCATGCAGTTCGACTTGGAGATCGAGGCGGTCAGCTTGCGCAAAGCCTGGCTCATCAGGCGGGCCTGCAGGCCGACATGGGTGTCGCCCATCTCGCCTTCGAGTTCGGCCTGCGGCACCAGGGCGGCGACCGAGTCGATGACCAGCACGTCGATGGCGCCCGAGCGGACCAGGGTATCGGCGATTTCCAGCGCCTGCTCACCGGTATCGGGCTGCGAGATCAGCAGCTCTTCGATATTCACACCGAGCTTGCGGGCATAGGACGGGTCGAGCGCATGTTCGGCGTCGACGAAGGCGCAGGTGCCGCCCTTCTTCTGGGCCTCGGCCACGACATGCAGCGCGATGGTGGTCTTGCCCGAGCTTTCCGGACCGTAGACTTCAACGATACGGCCCTTGGGCAGGCCGCCGATCCCCAGCGCGATATCCAGGCCGAGCGAGCCGGTGGAAATGGCTTCGACTTCCATGCTCTGGCGCTGGCCGAGCTTCATCACCGAGCCCTTGCCGAAATTGCGCTCGATCTGCGAGAGCGCAGCTTCCAGAGCCTTACCCTTATCCATGTTCTCTTTTTC includes:
- the recA gene encoding recombinase RecA, with protein sequence MSSPSLRVVEKENMDKGKALEAALSQIERNFGKGSVMKLGQRQSMEVEAISTGSLGLDIALGIGGLPKGRIVEVYGPESSGKTTIALHVVAEAQKKGGTCAFVDAEHALDPSYARKLGVNIEELLISQPDTGEQALEIADTLVRSGAIDVLVIDSVAALVPQAELEGEMGDTHVGLQARLMSQALRKLTASISKSNCMVIFINQIRMKIGVMFGSPETTTGGNALKFYASVRLDIRRIGAIKIRDEVVGNQTRVKVVKNKVAPPFKVVDFDIMYGEGVSKTGELIDLGVKANVVEKSGSWLSFDSQRIGQGREAAKTFLKENPEVANRIEAAIKANTGIVAAAIDAGPDAGEAEDAE